A genomic stretch from Theobroma cacao cultivar B97-61/B2 chromosome 4, Criollo_cocoa_genome_V2, whole genome shotgun sequence includes:
- the LOC18602581 gene encoding MACPF domain-containing protein At1g14780 has protein sequence MVMEDTEKPIEVRAMEALGKGIDISGDFRLKYAKGTRLVVLDETNKRDIVFPGAFTVQGVSQDIRLDKGDRIRFKSDVLEFNQMSELLNQKSSIQGKVPSGYLNTIFDLSGDWLHDAAGTKNLAFDGYFISLYHLHLTASPLVLHDRVKKSVPPHWDPASLSRFIQTYGTHIIVGMAIGGQDLICVRQNNSSTIPPAELRGYLEDLGDVMFSDGKSPSLLQRKTRDGKLKVPEVFNRILQSNTMQLASIAETSSKDGLSVICSKRGGNVFLHSHSNWLQTVPAKPEGILFKFVPITSLLTGIPGSGYLSHAINLYLRYKPTPEDLRYFLEFQVPRQWAPMFCELPLRHQMKKASCPSLQFSFMGPKIHVSSTQVSSDLKPIVGLRLFLEGKKCNQLAIHVQHLSSLPNIMTFTSGRPCQWRGSDDYNSSDQFLEPVRWKRYSNVCTSVVKHDPNWLKEVSSGVFIVTGAQLLNKGKWPKTVLHLRLLYTHIPNCTIRKTEWAAAPETSRKTGFLTNLSTTFTFTQRAVTEQQKQAPTALNSGVYPDGPPTPIRSKKLLKYLDVSEVVRGPHDAPGHWLVTAAKLVNEGGKISLQVKFALLDYP, from the exons ATGGTTATGGAGGACACTGAGAAGCCGATAGAGGTTAGAGCTATGGAAGCTTTGGGAAAAGGGATTGATATAAGTGGAGATTTCAGGTTGAAATATGCCAAGGGAACAAGATTGGTGGTGCTTGATGAAACCAATAAAAGAGACATTGTATTTCCAGGTGCTTTTACTGTCCAAGGTGTTTCCCAAGATATCCGTCTTGATAAAGGCGATCGTATTCGATTCAAATCTGATGTTCTTGAATTCAATcag ATGTCTGAGTTACTTAATCAGAAATCTTCAATACAAGGAAAAGTTCCTTCAGGCTATCTTAACACTATCTTTGATTTGAGTGGGGACTGGCTTCATGATGCTGCAGGCACCAAAAATCTTGCTTTTGATGGTTATTTTATCTCATTGTACCATTTACACCTTACAGCATCTCCACTTGTACTGCATGACAGAGTTAAGAAGTCTGTTCCTCCTCACTGGGATCCAGCATCATTGTCTAG GTTCATCCAGACATATGGGACACACATAATAGTAGGCATGGCTATTGGAGGTCAAGATTTAATTTGTGTCAGACAGAACAATTCCTCTACAATTCCTCCTGCTGAGCTCAGAGGGTATTTGGAGGATCTTGGAGATGTTATGTTTTCAGATGGGAAAAGCCCTTCATTACTACAGAGAAAAACAAGAGATGGCAAACTAAAA GTGCCCGAGGTCTTTAATCGCATTTTGCAGTCAAACACCATGCAGTTGGCCAGCATTGCAGAAACATCAAGCAAAGAT GGACTCTCTGTCATTTGTTCAAAAAGAGGAGGAAATGTGTTCTTGCATAGTCACTCCAACTGGCTGCAAACAGTACCTGCTAAACCAGAAGGAATTTTGTTCAAGTTTGTACCAATTACTTCTCTTCTGACTGGGATTCCTGGAAGTGGGTACCTTAGCCATGCGATCAATTTGTATCTTCGTT ACAAGCCTACTCCTGAGGATTTAAGGTATTTCTTGGAGTTTCAAGTTCCACGACAGTGGGCACCTATGTTCTGTGAGCTGCCACTTAGGCATCAGATGAAAAAAGCTTCTTGCCCTTCCCTGCAATTTTCTTTCATGGGTCCTAAGATACATGTCAGCTCTACACAG GTTTCAAGTGATCTAAAACCAATAGTTGGCCTCCGATTGTTCTTGGAAGGAAAGAAATGCAACCAGTTGGCGATACATGTGCAGCATCTCTCAAGTCTTCCAAATATAATGACATTCACATCTGGCAGACCTTGTCAATGGCGAGGTTCGGATGACTATAATTCCAGTGATCAATTTTTGGAGCCAGTCAGATGGAAGAGATACTCAAATGTGTGCACATCAGTTGTTAAGCATGATCCTAACTGGTTGAAAGAAGTTTCAAGTGGAGTTTTTATTGTAACTGGTGCACAGCTCCTTAACAAAGGGAAGTGGCCAAAGACAGTTTTGCATCTCCGTCTGCTTTACACCCATATACCCAACTGCACAATCCGGAAGACAGAATGGGCAGCTGCACCTGAAACTTCTCGCAAGACCGGTTTCCTCACAAATCTAAGCACAACTTTCACATTCACTCAACGGGCAGTAACTGAGCAACAAAAGCAGGCTCCAACAGCACTTAACTCAGGTGTATATCCTGATGGTCCTCCCACACCAATTCGCTCCAAAAAACTGCTAAAATATTTAGATGTATCTGAGGTCGTGCGTGGTCCACATGATGCTCCAGGACATTGGTTGGTAACTGCAGCTAAGCTAGTCAATGAGGGTGGTAAGATTAGCTTGCAAGTGAAGTTTGCATTGTTGGACTATCCATGA